The following are encoded together in the Bacteroidales bacterium MB20-C3-3 genome:
- a CDS encoding putative transporter, whose amino-acid sequence MEWISKLLSSEGIAQSVLVLSLVISVGIILSRIKIKGISLGITWILFSGIIFSNLGFLPSKDILHFVKEFGLILFVYSIGLQVGPGFFSSFKKGGLKLNMLAAAIVVTGVIVTIIIHIFSDIPLHTMAGIMSGAITNTPGLGAAQQTFFDLNGVSDPSIATGYAVAYPLGVVGIILSIIFLKSIFRIDSKGEYEKYISNEGDNPEETIKQSFKVANPQLFNLKINQLKKYSDKPFVISRYKTPDGSITIAGADTLLMSGGEVLVILRKSDKDAFSALFGGESLYNDDEWMTYDMNVIPRRVLVTKEAVHGKSLASLKLGKAFGIIVTRINRAGVDLVPRPDLRLQIGDRLTVVGSADSVEAAAKVIGNSQKRLREPNLAAIFIGIAAGILLGSIPFLIPGIPQPVKLGLAGGPLIVAILISKFGPKFKLVAFTTMSANLMLREIGISLFLACVGLEAGKGFVDTILNGNGWLWMVYGFAITVLPILIVGFIAKRFIKLNFFSVMGLIAGSTTDPPALAFSGKTAGNDIPAVTYATVYPLTMFLRVLFAQLLIMFS is encoded by the coding sequence ATGGAATGGATAAGCAAACTTCTTTCCAGTGAGGGTATTGCTCAATCAGTATTAGTTTTGTCATTAGTTATCTCTGTTGGTATTATTCTCTCCAGAATTAAGATAAAAGGGATTTCTTTAGGCATTACCTGGATTCTTTTTTCAGGAATTATTTTTTCCAATTTGGGTTTTTTACCATCAAAAGATATATTGCATTTTGTAAAAGAATTTGGGCTTATCCTATTTGTTTATTCTATTGGCCTTCAGGTTGGACCCGGTTTTTTTTCATCGTTTAAAAAGGGTGGCTTAAAACTGAATATGCTTGCGGCTGCAATTGTTGTAACAGGTGTAATAGTAACAATTATAATTCATATTTTTTCAGATATACCTCTCCATACTATGGCAGGGATAATGTCAGGGGCAATCACAAATACACCTGGTCTTGGAGCTGCCCAACAAACATTTTTTGATCTGAACGGTGTAAGTGACCCTTCAATAGCAACCGGTTACGCAGTTGCTTACCCTCTTGGTGTTGTAGGGATAATATTATCAATAATATTTTTAAAGTCAATTTTTAGAATTGATTCAAAAGGGGAGTACGAAAAGTATATAAGCAATGAAGGGGATAATCCTGAGGAGACTATTAAGCAATCTTTTAAAGTGGCTAATCCGCAGCTGTTTAATTTAAAAATTAACCAATTAAAAAAATATTCAGATAAACCATTCGTGATTTCAAGATACAAAACTCCGGATGGCAGCATTACTATAGCAGGAGCCGATACACTGCTGATGAGTGGAGGGGAGGTCCTGGTAATACTTAGAAAATCAGATAAAGATGCCTTCTCTGCTCTTTTTGGAGGGGAGTCACTGTACAATGATGACGAGTGGATGACATATGATATGAATGTAATTCCAAGAAGAGTTCTTGTTACAAAAGAGGCAGTCCATGGTAAAAGTCTTGCCAGTTTAAAACTTGGAAAGGCATTTGGAATTATTGTAACAAGAATAAACAGGGCAGGAGTGGACCTTGTTCCCAGGCCTGATTTGAGACTTCAAATTGGAGACCGTCTTACAGTAGTTGGTTCTGCCGATTCTGTTGAAGCTGCTGCAAAAGTTATTGGGAATTCTCAGAAGAGACTTCGGGAGCCGAATCTTGCTGCAATTTTTATTGGAATTGCTGCAGGAATTCTTTTGGGGAGTATCCCATTTCTGATACCGGGAATTCCCCAGCCTGTAAAACTCGGACTTGCAGGAGGCCCCTTAATTGTGGCAATTTTGATAAGCAAATTTGGCCCAAAGTTCAAACTTGTAGCTTTTACAACAATGAGTGCAAATCTTATGTTGAGGGAAATAGGAATATCTCTTTTTCTTGCATGTGTCGGCCTGGAAGCAGGTAAAGGGTTTGTAGACACAATCCTTAATGGTAACGGATGGTTGTGGATGGTTTATGGTTTTGCAATAACAGTACTGCCAATTCTCATTGTTGGGTTTATTGCGAAAAGGTTTATTAAGCTTAACTTCTTTTCAGTAATGGGGCTAATTGCCGGAAGTACTACTGATCCCCCTGCACTGGCCTTCTCAGGAAAAACGGCAGGGAATGATATCCCCGCCGTGACTTACGCAACTGTATACCCGCTGACTATGTTTTTAAGAGTTCTTTTTGCGCAGTTGCTTATTATGTTCTCCTGA
- a CDS encoding WG repeat-containing protein, which translates to MKNLLKWAVLAAITQVLSISCTSSKDDSFTHLPFRQSENGLWGVLTADGKAIISDEYSSPPFAATEGIYIVKKENGLFEYYKADPKPVRIGSQYYKAAAFKESMAPVMEDEEIISVINTKGDVVFKLEKVSGKRIISCSLFSEGLAVIQNEDGLKGYVDKKGNIAVTPQYSEAFSFSEGLAIVKSDEGERSKWLLINNKGEEIQKLDDEIKETTGSISGGLIGILKSVDDGAWGFVSKNNEELIKPSREFVSVTPPKFKTFTYFDGTKWGVSDITGKRIIPAEFDNILNSGKGFFIVKKGDVWFVIDSENRESSNVEFTDHTGNNQGFIFAKVRDRFILIDSKGKRVGEQDYFEVVANIPPSEVSFGVQSFKRNIAELFQVIAPGKLWKFSIEAPASQVAELLGSGNAETLKSSRTLSTKRSVTDMESIISLGFSSEMGVAITEREMLRDMWGRAYWENVVKGYVFNENSYLQDISANIKIFGDLAGKEREVANSILEIAKASGFTLQSQEEGVLILTAGNNRVLSLKYARNAGLNLLLR; encoded by the coding sequence ATGAAAAATTTATTAAAATGGGCAGTACTTGCAGCAATTACTCAAGTGCTGTCAATATCATGTACCTCTTCAAAGGATGATTCATTCACTCATCTCCCCTTCCGCCAAAGCGAAAATGGTCTTTGGGGAGTGTTAACCGCAGATGGGAAAGCCATTATCTCTGATGAATATTCCTCTCCACCTTTTGCTGCCACGGAGGGCATATATATTGTTAAAAAAGAGAATGGTCTGTTTGAATATTATAAAGCAGATCCAAAACCAGTGAGGATAGGATCTCAATATTACAAGGCAGCTGCATTTAAAGAGTCTATGGCACCTGTAATGGAAGATGAAGAGATTATATCAGTTATTAATACAAAAGGAGATGTAGTCTTTAAACTTGAAAAAGTGAGTGGTAAAAGGATAATATCCTGCTCACTTTTTTCAGAAGGACTTGCAGTAATTCAAAATGAAGATGGACTTAAAGGATATGTGGACAAAAAGGGCAACATAGCTGTAACTCCTCAGTATTCTGAAGCTTTTTCATTCAGTGAAGGGCTGGCTATCGTGAAATCTGATGAGGGAGAGAGAAGTAAATGGTTGCTTATAAATAACAAGGGAGAGGAGATTCAAAAACTTGATGATGAAATAAAAGAGACAACAGGATCTATTTCAGGAGGTTTGATTGGAATTTTAAAATCTGTTGATGATGGAGCATGGGGATTTGTTTCAAAGAATAACGAAGAATTAATTAAACCTTCAAGAGAGTTTGTTTCAGTAACACCCCCTAAATTTAAAACATTTACATACTTTGATGGTACTAAATGGGGTGTTTCAGATATTACAGGAAAACGGATAATTCCTGCTGAATTCGACAATATTCTGAATTCAGGCAAAGGATTTTTTATTGTGAAAAAGGGAGATGTCTGGTTTGTTATCGACTCAGAAAACAGAGAATCTTCAAATGTTGAATTTACAGATCATACCGGGAATAATCAAGGCTTTATATTCGCAAAGGTCAGGGATAGGTTTATACTAATAGACTCTAAAGGAAAGCGAGTAGGCGAGCAGGATTATTTTGAGGTTGTTGCAAACATACCACCCTCTGAAGTCTCTTTTGGAGTTCAAAGTTTTAAAAGAAATATTGCTGAACTCTTTCAGGTTATTGCTCCTGGTAAATTATGGAAATTTTCAATTGAAGCCCCTGCATCACAAGTTGCAGAATTACTAGGCTCAGGAAATGCGGAGACGCTTAAATCTTCAAGAACCCTAAGCACTAAAAGATCAGTAACAGACATGGAATCTATCATCTCACTGGGCTTTAGTTCTGAGATGGGGGTTGCTATAACTGAAAGAGAGATGTTGAGAGATATGTGGGGGAGAGCATACTGGGAGAATGTTGTTAAAGGATATGTATTTAATGAAAATTCATATTTGCAGGACATAAGTGCAAATATTAAGATATTTGGAGATCTTGCCGGTAAAGAGAGGGAGGTAGCTAATTCAATTCTTGAAATTGCAAAGGCGTCAGGTTTTACATTACAATCTCAGGAGGAGGGTGTTTTGATACTCACTGCCGGAAACAACAGGGTTTTAAGTCTGAAATATGCCAGAAACGCAGGATTAAACCTTCTTTTAAGATAG